The DNA segment TGTAGCGTGACAGTTCGCTGAGGGATTGGCCTAGTCTAGCCAATAGGGCGATGAGTTGGCAAATGCCCTATGATACTATCAAGTCAGGAGTGGTTGCCCGGCCATTTCCTTGGATCCCATAGCCGGCATTGCGCTCTTCGTGGGCCCCGGCAGGCTGGCTGGCACCCCTTCTCCCACGAAGTGGGAGAAGGGGATGGGGGCTGGAGCTAACCCCCGAAGAGCTCCAGAGCCTTGCGGGTGATGACTCTTCCCAATTGCAGGCAGCGCTCGCGGTAGAGAGAGTCCTCGGGAGCGCGGGTGGAGACGGCCCCCAGGTGCAGATAAGGGTAGCCCTGGGTGATGCCGCCGGAATACACCAGCATGCCTCTGACCAGGGCACCAGCGATCATCATCAACTCGGCGACGCTGCCACCGCCGCCGCCGGGCCAGTTCTGGGAGACGAAGAACCCGGCCAGCTTCCCCTCCAACTCCGAACCAGCCGTATCAAGATAGCGCTTCATCTGCCAGGAGCAGGTGGCTTCGTAGGTGGGGCAGCCCAGGATGATGGCCTTAGCCTGGCGGAGGTAGTCTACGTCCGGCTCGGAGACCGTCATTAGGCGGGCCTCCACGTCGTCACCTACCGAACGACAGCCTTCGGCCACCAGCTCGGCCATGCGCTCGGTGTTGCCAGTCTCGGAGTGGTAGACGATGGCCACCTTCATGTCAGTCCTCCAGCCCCAAGAT comes from the Anaerolineae bacterium genome and includes:
- a CDS encoding flavodoxin, producing MKVAIVYHSETGNTERMAELVAEGCRSVGDDVEARLMTVSEPDVDYLRQAKAIILGCPTYEATCSWQMKRYLDTAGSELEGKLAGFFVSQNWPGGGGGSVAELMMIAGALVRGMLVYSGGITQGYPYLHLGAVSTRAPEDSLYRERCLQLGRVITRKALELFGG